One Luteibacter sp. 9135 DNA segment encodes these proteins:
- a CDS encoding isochorismatase family protein, giving the protein MLVNIATSIGIEFTARYASELGYDVVMVTDAMTDLNAAAHENSVKTIFPRIGETVTTDELLKVLGQVQLSA; this is encoded by the coding sequence GTGCTGGTCAATATCGCCACCAGCATCGGCATCGAGTTCACGGCGCGTTATGCCAGTGAACTCGGCTACGACGTCGTTATGGTGACCGATGCCATGACGGACCTCAACGCCGCTGCGCACGAGAACAGCGTCAAGACGATCTTCCCGCGTATTGGCGAGACGGTCACCACGGACGAGCTGTTGAAGGTGCTCGGTCAGGTGCAATTGTCAGCCTAA
- a CDS encoding D-2-hydroxyacid dehydrogenase family protein, which yields MNDPIRVAVLDDYQKVARTSADWSSVEARAELTVFHDHLHDHQALVRRLARFDVICVMRERTPMTAALIAALPRLRLIASTGAANASIDTEAAAAHGVTVAHTGYASTPTIEFTWAAIVGLARDIAGEAASVRAGGWQVGLGTELRGKTLGILGLGRIGSAVASIGKAFGMHVIAWSENLQEETASALGVQRVDKQALLSRSDFLTIHTRLSERTRGLIGAAELASMKPTARLINSSRGPIVDEAALVDALIGGRIAGAAVDVFETEPLPADHAFRDLPNVLATPHIGYVTEEMYRTFYSDTVKNVLAWLDTLP from the coding sequence ATGAATGACCCGATTCGCGTGGCAGTGCTGGATGATTACCAGAAGGTTGCGCGCACCAGCGCCGACTGGTCGTCCGTGGAAGCCAGGGCGGAACTCACCGTCTTCCACGACCACCTGCACGATCACCAGGCGCTGGTGCGTCGACTGGCCCGCTTCGACGTCATCTGCGTGATGCGCGAGCGCACGCCGATGACGGCCGCCCTGATCGCCGCCCTGCCCCGCCTGCGGCTGATCGCCTCCACCGGGGCGGCCAATGCGTCCATCGACACCGAGGCTGCGGCGGCGCATGGAGTCACCGTGGCGCACACCGGTTATGCGTCTACGCCCACCATCGAATTCACCTGGGCCGCCATCGTCGGGCTGGCGCGCGACATCGCCGGCGAAGCGGCCTCCGTGCGCGCTGGCGGCTGGCAGGTCGGACTGGGCACCGAACTGCGCGGCAAGACGCTCGGCATCCTTGGCCTGGGCCGGATCGGTTCGGCCGTGGCCAGCATCGGCAAGGCCTTCGGCATGCACGTCATTGCATGGAGCGAAAATCTCCAGGAAGAAACGGCCAGCGCGCTCGGCGTACAGCGCGTCGACAAGCAGGCGCTGCTCTCGCGTTCCGACTTTCTGACCATCCACACCCGGCTCAGCGAACGGACGCGCGGCCTCATCGGCGCGGCGGAACTGGCGTCCATGAAGCCGACCGCGCGCCTCATCAACAGCTCACGCGGCCCGATCGTGGACGAGGCGGCACTGGTGGATGCGCTGATAGGCGGTCGCATCGCTGGCGCCGCGGTGGACGTGTTCGAGACCGAACCGCTACCCGCCGACCACGCCTTCCGCGACCTGCCGAACGTGCTGGCCACACCGCATATCGGCTATGTCACCGAGGAGATGTACCGGACGTTCTACAGCGATACGGTAAAGAACGTCCTTGCCTGGCTGGACACGCTGCCCTGA
- a CDS encoding cupin: MMPKQSAEPETVWMHRNGWVPNNEAYPVLVYRNVIEGDEGDDLASNIEATFATNGWPPEWRDGVFDYHHYHSTAHEVLGFATGWARLVLGGPGGHDIEVKAGDVILLPVGTGHCRVDASNDFLVVGAYPEGQHWDICREPPTAAMIERMRALPFPKSNPVNGDKISLPRHEKR; encoded by the coding sequence ATGATGCCGAAGCAGAGTGCCGAGCCTGAAACAGTGTGGATGCATCGCAACGGCTGGGTGCCCAACAACGAGGCGTATCCCGTTCTCGTCTATAGGAATGTCATTGAGGGCGACGAGGGCGACGATCTCGCGTCGAACATCGAGGCGACCTTCGCAACCAACGGATGGCCACCGGAATGGCGCGATGGCGTTTTCGACTATCACCACTACCACTCCACGGCGCACGAAGTGCTCGGCTTCGCCACCGGCTGGGCGCGACTCGTTCTGGGCGGACCCGGAGGGCACGATATCGAAGTGAAGGCTGGCGATGTCATCCTGTTGCCGGTGGGCACCGGTCATTGCCGCGTCGATGCGTCCAACGACTTTCTTGTCGTCGGCGCCTATCCCGAGGGGCAGCACTGGGATATCTGCCGTGAGCCGCCAACTGCCGCGATGATCGAACGGATGCGCGCGCTGCCCTTCCCGAAGAGCAACCCTGTCAACGGCGACAAAATATCCCTGCCCCGGCATGAGAAACGCTAG
- a CDS encoding VOC family protein produces the protein MQSLGAIAFLVHDYDEAIAFFVDALGFSLVEDTPQGEGKRWVTIAPRGSDGTKLLLARAIDDGQRAQVGKQGGGRVFLFLHTDDFAADHARMQAHGVRFRETPRHEPYGTVAVFDDLYGNGWDLIQPAG, from the coding sequence ATGCAGTCCCTCGGCGCCATCGCTTTCCTCGTCCACGATTACGACGAGGCCATCGCCTTCTTCGTCGATGCGCTGGGCTTCTCACTGGTAGAGGACACGCCCCAGGGCGAGGGCAAGCGTTGGGTCACGATCGCGCCGCGGGGGTCGGATGGAACGAAGCTTCTGCTGGCCCGCGCCATCGACGACGGGCAGCGCGCCCAGGTCGGCAAGCAGGGGGGCGGCCGCGTGTTCCTGTTCCTGCACACCGACGACTTCGCCGCCGATCACGCGCGTATGCAGGCACACGGCGTACGCTTCCGGGAAACACCGCGCCATGAGCCCTATGGCACGGTCGCGGTGTTCGACGATCTCTACGGCAACGGATGGGACCTGATCCAGCCGGCCGGCTGA
- a CDS encoding anthranilate synthase component II, producing the protein MLLMIDNYDSFTFNLVQYLGELGQEVKVVRNDALTVADIRALAPSRIMISPGPGTPDDSGVSMDILRELAGELPIFGVCLGHQAIGQVFGGTVIRAREIMHGKTSPVRHRGQGVFAGLPDPFEATRYHSLVVEKGSVPDCLEVTAWTEREDGSIDEIMGLRHRTLDIEGVQFHPESILTQHGHDLLRNFLGMPLPLAA; encoded by the coding sequence ATGCTGCTCATGATCGACAACTACGACTCCTTCACCTTCAACCTCGTCCAGTACCTGGGCGAGCTGGGGCAGGAGGTCAAGGTGGTTCGCAACGATGCCCTCACTGTCGCGGATATCCGCGCCCTGGCACCCTCGCGCATCATGATCTCGCCGGGCCCGGGCACGCCGGACGATTCGGGCGTGTCCATGGATATCCTGCGGGAGCTGGCCGGCGAGTTGCCGATCTTCGGGGTCTGCCTCGGCCACCAGGCCATCGGGCAGGTGTTCGGCGGCACGGTGATCCGGGCGCGCGAGATCATGCACGGCAAGACCTCGCCGGTGCGCCATCGGGGGCAGGGCGTGTTCGCCGGGCTGCCCGACCCGTTCGAGGCCACTCGCTACCACTCGCTGGTGGTCGAGAAGGGCTCGGTGCCCGATTGCCTCGAGGTCACCGCCTGGACGGAGCGCGAGGACGGTTCGATCGACGAGATCATGGGCCTGCGCCATCGCACGCTGGATATCGAGGGCGTGCAGTTCCATCCGGAGTCGATCCTCACCCAGCACGGTCACGACCTGTTGCGCAATTTCCTCGGCATGCCGCTGCCACTCGCCGCGTAA